In Sphingobacterium sp. lm-10, one DNA window encodes the following:
- a CDS encoding YigZ family protein, with product MSLFEDTYRTIGKSYEGLFRDKGSKFIAYAFPFEDEVQLKDIIAELKLLHPKARHHCYAYRLSPDRSVFRINDDGEPSGTAGRPILNVLLSLDVTNILVVVVRYFGGTLLGVSGLINAYKTATQLALEEAEILEKTTDDIYEVQFPYLQMNDIMRIIKEENATIQEQQFDNNCVIRIAIRKMQVNAVIGRLEKVGQTNLRYLKTI from the coding sequence TTGAGTCTATTTGAAGATACATACCGTACGATAGGGAAATCATACGAAGGCCTGTTTAGAGATAAGGGCAGTAAGTTTATAGCATATGCTTTTCCGTTTGAAGACGAGGTACAATTAAAAGATATTATAGCAGAGTTGAAGCTGTTGCACCCAAAAGCGCGGCACCATTGCTACGCGTATCGGCTATCGCCAGATCGCTCTGTGTTTCGTATTAATGATGATGGCGAACCGTCGGGCACTGCCGGCCGCCCAATCCTCAATGTACTGCTATCTTTGGATGTTACCAACATCTTAGTGGTAGTCGTTCGCTATTTTGGAGGAACACTGTTGGGTGTTTCCGGGTTGATCAATGCGTATAAAACCGCGACTCAACTTGCATTGGAAGAGGCGGAAATCCTGGAAAAAACTACGGATGACATCTATGAAGTTCAATTCCCATATTTGCAGATGAATGATATTATGCGTATCATTAAGGAAGAGAATGCCACGATTCAGGAGCAACAGTTTGATAATAATTGTGTGATTCGGATCGCGATCCGAAAGATGCAAGTAAATGCAGTTATCGGACGGCTGGAGAAAGTTGGCCAAACAAACCTTCGTTATCTGAAAACCATATGA